In Eriocheir sinensis breed Jianghai 21 chromosome 29, ASM2467909v1, whole genome shotgun sequence, a single genomic region encodes these proteins:
- the LOC127004900 gene encoding uncharacterized protein LOC127004900, with product MILHVLGPIFFVFLSGTQAHCPNSPCQDLGHPHYVCGTNGKTYHNQCYLDKASCLASELGHRVTKAYDGPCRGGGGHIGGGGGHIGGGGGHIGGGGGHIGGGGGHIGGGGGHIGGGGGHIGGGGGHIGGGGGHIGGGGGHIGGGGGHIGGGGGHIGGGGGHIGGGGGHIGGGGGHIGGGGGHYQECRQCYNDRYQPVCGTDGRTYSSPCKLEQAECQTGRHIEIQNYGACNDYHGHHGSGGGGSGIGAVIGSIIGGAIGGATGGHGDGHHGGGHGGSSCNAYCPPGRRVCGSDGRLYGSSCELRKAACRNQGLREVNFRYCRRGGGFPGHDVHGQGDYHDHHFRSGIEPQEEEEEAVKYDGPGLVEDVVEVGGGEEVEVGGGEVEEGEKFRGSIVLTSLEDSSSNESK from the exons atgattCTTCACGTTCTTGGTCCCATATTCTTCGTGTTTCTGTCCG GCACCCAAGCGCACTGCCCCAATTCGCCCTGCCAGGACCTTGGACACCCCCACTATGTCTGCGGCACCAACGGGAAAACCTACCACAATCAATGCTACCTCGATAAAGCAAGTTGCCTCGCCTCCGAACTCGGCCACAGGGTTACGAAAGCTTACGATGGGccatgccgaggaggaggagggcatatcggaggagggggaggccatatcggaggaggaggaggccatatcggaggaggaggagggcatatcggaggagggggaggccatatcggaggaggaggagggcatatcggaggagggggaggccatatcggaggaggaggaggccatatcggaggagggggaggccatatcggaggaggaggaggccatatcggaggaggaggagggcatatcggaggagggggaggccatatcggaggaggaggaggccatatcggaggaggaggaggccatatcggaggaggaggaggccatatcggaggagggggaggacatt ACCAGGAATGTCGGCAATGCTACAACGACCGGTACCAGCCCGTCTGTGGCACCGACGGCCGCACATACTCGAGTCCTTGCAAGCTCGAACAGGCCGAGTGTCAGACGGGAAGGCACATTGAGATACAAAACTACGGCGCTTGCaatg ACTACCACGGACACCACGGCAGCGGGGGCGGCGGCAGTGGAATCGGTGCCGTCATTGGAAGCATCATCGGGGGGGCCATCGGGGGAGCCACAGGGGGACACGGGGACGGTCACCACGGGGGGGGACACGGGGGAAGTTCCTGCAACGCCTACTGTCCCCCCGGGAGGCGCGTGTGTGGCTCTGACGGGCGGCTTTACGGGAGCAGTTGTGAGCTACGGAAGGCGGCGTGCAGGAACCAAGGTCTGAGGGAGGTCAACTTCAGATACTGCC GTCGCGGCGGCGGATTCCCCGGACATGACGTACACGGACAAGGAG attACCACGACCATCACTTTCGCTCAGGCATCgaaccacaagaagaagaagaggaagccgtGAAGTACGATGGGCCAGGATTAGTGGAGGATGTGGTGGAggtaggtggaggagaggaggtggaggtaggaggaggagaggtggaggagggagaaaagttcAGAGGCAGCATCGTTCTGACCTCCCTTGAAGACTCGTCCTCCAATGAaagtaaatga